GTAAAAAGAGCAAGTTTCGTTTGAGGGTGATCATTTGTGAATTGAGGCGTGAGCTATATGTGTTTAAGCCATTTGAGCGTCGAAGAATAAGGTCTCAACTTTACAAAACGCACAAAAACGAACGTCAATGAGACAATCTTTATTACTAAATGTAACATGATATTGTAAATGTATTTATAAAGATATATGATAAAACTATCATTAAGCGTTGGACGAGTGGATATCGCATCGAATTTGTAGACATTTCAGTAAGATGGCTCTATCATGCCGAACAGAAAGGATAATCAGTAATGAAACTATGGTTATACGTGGGAAGATATGTACGGATTGATGTAACTGATGGTGAACAATTCGTGGGGAAAGCTGTTGACTATGAAGATGAAATAGCGAATAACAGTGGAGAAGACTCTATATGTTTGGATATAAGGGGCGATTAGTTGAATTTGATGAAAGCGAAATTAAATCGATAGTTATTTTAGATTAAGTATTTAAGATTATTTCATCACTGACGACAGACGTTATTGGAGAAACATTGGGGTCGTTGATTTTTGGTGAAATGATCATTAAATATCATACAAATGCTCGCTTTATAGAGACGAGATGGGGACGATGCATTATTTATAAACGGAACTGATGTAATTGCCGAATGGAAGAAGGGGAAAATAATGAAATTATGGACTTATGTAGGGGAAAATGTACGAATAGAATTGAAGAATGGACAACAATTCACCGGTAAAGCTGATGATTATGACGATGAAATGGATAATGAAAGCGGAGAAGATTCTATAAATTTATATGATGGTATATGTTTATATGATTTTAATGAAAGCGAAATAAAATCGATTGAAATTTTAGATTAAGCAAGTGGAAGTCACCGTTTTTTGGTGAAGTTATCGGTAGAGCACTTATTGACGGTGAATTTATAGAAACGAAATGGGGGACGGTGCACGACTCAAAAACTGGTACCCATATTGTACCGTATGAAAAGGAGGATAAGTAATGAAACTGTGGACTTATGTAGATAAAAACGTACGTGTAATATTAAAAAATGGTAAGGAATTCAGTGGACGTGTGTCAGGCTATGATGATGAAGTAGCTAATGACAACGGAGAAGACTGCATATATTTAGATGTTGGTATGGAATTATTGTATGAATTTAGAGAAAGCGAAATAAAATCGATTGAAATTATAGATTAAGCAAGTGAAAGTCACCGTTTTTTGGTGAAGTTATCGGTAGAGCACTTATTGACGGTGAATTTATAGAAACGAAATTTGGACGGTACACTCTTCAAAAACTGGAACGCATATTGTACCGTATGAAAAGGAGGATAAGTAATGAAACTATGGACTTATTTAGGGAAAAATGTACGGATAGAATTGGCTACTGGCGAAAAACTCATAGGAAAAGTCGATGACTATGATGATGCAATCGATAGTGATAGAGGAGAAGATTTTATATATTTAGAAGTTGGTATGGAAATATTGTTTGGTTTTTATGAAAGTGAAATAAAATCGATTGAAGTTTTAGATTAAGCACCTGATGAAACAGCAATTCATTCATCTAGGTGCTCTTTTTATACCCATTTTTAAGCGACTGTGCTGCAGTGGCTTTTTTTTATTGCCCAAACCGTGCTTATGGCGTTAAAAGATACAAGTGTAGTCCACACCATGCAATGACATAAAACTTGGAGCGTAGATTTAAATAAGGTACGAAATATGAAAGAACAATGGTTAAAGTTAAGATTACAGTTTTTCAATGATGCGGGTACTGAAGCAAATACGGAAACAGATAATACGGTAGAGCATAACGATACGACTGAGGAAACTAAAGATAGGGCATTTGGACTTAGATGTTGAAGAGGCAAAGAAGATGCGGAAGTCCCGTATTATTTTAGCTAAAACAAAACCTGACGCATCTGGCC
Above is a genomic segment from Staphylococcus delphini containing:
- a CDS encoding LSM domain protein, which codes for MKLWTYVGENVRIELKNGQQFTGKADDYDDEMDNESGEDSINLYDGICLYDFNESEIKSIEILD
- a CDS encoding polymorphic toxin type 50 domain-containing protein, which codes for METKWGTVHDSKTGTHIVPYEKEDK
- a CDS encoding LSM domain-containing protein, translated to MKLWTYVDKNVRVILKNGKEFSGRVSGYDDEVANDNGEDCIYLDVGMELLYEFRESEIKSIEIID
- a CDS encoding LSM domain protein; translation: MKLWTYLGKNVRIELATGEKLIGKVDDYDDAIDSDRGEDFIYLEVGMEILFGFYESEIKSIEVLD